The following proteins are co-located in the Oncorhynchus clarkii lewisi isolate Uvic-CL-2024 chromosome 30, UVic_Ocla_1.0, whole genome shotgun sequence genome:
- the LOC139390162 gene encoding coiled-coil domain-containing protein 42 homolog, which yields MALDLEDYFRTVFEEHLLMKVPVRDRGLMSGATRMIEKQREIREVDKQLQTHREEFELKTESLQRRRDEVKKKEEKLKESLLKFDKFLKDNDSKRARGEKKAERERDAVRQKEGEIEKLKEECAVLEAWRLRLQRRVEKSAFYWTFLEQVLRLAKYEDVWELLGRFATLLSTKEQLRQRESEVQEQADGQRGALQRHTEQQSCSILQKNNLLSQLQTELDQIRSNALRWENTWYHIQTTAAKETLLLGQIKVVTLNLYHMMGGTTGQEKGVAIDDTETQLKKIQLFIQDQSAIVNNLKQSPSHATTKANLK from the exons ATGGCATTGGATCTGGAGGATTACTTCCGTACTGTCTTTGAGGAACACCTCTTAAT GAAAGTACCTGTGCGGGACAGAGGTCTGATGAGCGGAGCCACACGGATgattgagaaacagagagagatcagagaggtgGATAAACAgctccagacacacagagag gAGTTTGAGTTAAAGACGGAGAGTTTACAAAGGCGGAGAGAtgaggtgaagaagaaggaggagaaactGAAGGAGTCGCTGCTCAAATTTGACAAATTCCTCAAA GACAACGACTCAAAGCGTGCTCGGGGTGAgaagaaggcagagagagagagggatgctgtgcgtcagaaggagggagagatagagaaactgAAGGAGGAGTGTGCTGTCCTGGAGGCCTGGAGATTGAGGCTGCAGCGCAGGGTGGAGAAGAGTGCCTTCTACTGGACCTTTCTGGAACAGGTCCTCAGACTGGCCAAG tatgaGGATGTGTGGGAGCTACTGGGGAGGTTTGCCACCCTGCTATCCACCAAAGAGCAGCTGCGGCAGAGGGAGAGTGAGGTGCAGGAGCAAGCTGATGGCCAACGGGGGGcgctacagagacacacagagcagcAGAGCTGCAGTATTCTGCAGAAGAATAACCTGTTGTCTCAGCTACAGACAGAGCTGGACCAGATACGCTCCAACGCTCTCAGATGG GAGAACACATGGTATCACATCCAGACCACAGCGGCGAAGGAGACGCTTTTATTGGGCCAAATTAAAGTGGTGACCCTTAACCTCTACCACATGATGGGTGGGACCACAGGGCAGGAAAAGGGCGTGGCCATCGatgacacagaaacacagctaaAGAAG ATCCAGCTCTTCATCCAAGACCAGTCTGCCATAGTGAACAACCTCAAACAGAGCCCTTCTCATGCCACTACTAAAGCCAATTTGAAATGA